CCCAATAACTTTAACGCCTCAATTTTGTTATGAAGTTTTATATTCTTCCGTTTACCTTCTTTAGTTTCAGAAATCCTTATCTCTGCTATCGCACCCATCAGCTCCCTCGGTATTTCAGTTTCACTCCGTAAGATTATATCATCATCTGTTATCTCGGCATAATCAGTAATCCGTGAAAATGCCACTATTGCCAATTCCCTAATTATCTTCTCTTGGTCGTTTTTATGCCCGTCATAAATCCTCTCCAATTCTCTGCTTATTTCCTGTCTGATGTAAGGTTTTGTAAGGTTCTCATATGCCGTCTGACGGGCAGTCTTCTTTGAATATCCCGCCCTTACCGCGGCCTGAGTACCGTTGAAATCCTTCAAATATTCCTCAATAAAAAGCCTCTGCTTTCCCGTTATTTTAACCGTTATTCCCATTCTTTCGATAAACTTTATTAAAATATATAAAATATTAATAAAACTATTGCATATATCAAAAGTATTTATTAAAATTAATTAAGTAAACCAAAACTTTTATAAAGAGAATGCAAAATGACCCGTCCGCGAAAATCTGCCGAATCCGTGTTCATCCGCGTTCTATTATTTCTCCCGCTATTTTTGTGTCTCATTTAAGGGGTTAATCAATGAAAATCGGCATAATTAACATTTTCGACTCCATTTCCACCTTCGGCATCTCCTCCAAAAAAATCCTGGCAATCCTTTCCGACTTCAAGGAAAAGAACATCACTGAAATAGAAGTACGCATCAACTCCGCGGGCGGATCGCTGTTCGAAGGATTCTCAATCTTTAATCAGCTTAGGGATTTCGGAAACGTTCACACGGTCGTCGACGGCGTTGCCGCCTCAGCCGCCTCTCTAATCGCACTTGCCGGCAGTAAAGTTTCGGTCTATAAGAACTCCTATCTCTTCATTCACAATCCCTGGTCTCTTGCGATAGGTGATCATAACGATATGGAATCCGCTTCCGAGGATCTCAAGAAGTTTACTCAGACTATCATAGATCTCTATAAATCCAAAACTGGTTTATCCGAAGAGGAACTGAAGGACTTCTGTACTAAAAACACTTTCCTAAATTCTGATGAATGCCTCAGCTACGGGTTTGCCGATGATGTGATTGATAATTATCCTATCAAAAAGTTTGTCGCCCTCAGCTCTCAGATATTCGATCCGGAAGATCTTGCCGCCTCAGAATCA
This window of the Melioribacteraceae bacterium genome carries:
- a CDS encoding Clp protease ClpP is translated as MKIGIINIFDSISTFGISSKKILAILSDFKEKNITEIEVRINSAGGSLFEGFSIFNQLRDFGNVHTVVDGVAASAASLIALAGSKVSVYKNSYLFIHNPWSLAIGDHNDMESASEDLKKFTQTIIDLYKSKTGLSEEELKDFCTKNTFLNSDECLSYGFADDVIDNYPIKKFVALSSQIFDPEDLAASESEGLNESGTYQNDINQKLLTLGNSISSLQNNIDQLNSLMNLSDEERKILSDKEIFAKLSNPEPSYFAFSAESGLTEILNSKLNDGKFTPAFVKSFSELLNSISNIP
- a CDS encoding terminase small subunit — its product is MGITVKITGKQRLFIEEYLKDFNGTQAAVRAGYSKKTARQTAYENLTKPYIRQEISRELERIYDGHKNDQEKIIRELAIVAFSRITDYAEITDDDIILRSETEIPRELMGAIAEIRISETKEGKRKNIKLHNKIEALKLLGNYHRLFDENYKKPFDITLKVTTIHDFDK